One stretch of Paramormyrops kingsleyae isolate MSU_618 chromosome 4, PKINGS_0.4, whole genome shotgun sequence DNA includes these proteins:
- the LOC111851398 gene encoding ras-related protein Rab-31-like isoform X4 has product MAIRELKVCLLGDTGVGKSSIVCRFVQDHFDHNISPTIGASFLTKTVPCGNELHKFLIWDTAGQERFHSLAPMYYRGSAAAVIVYDITKLDSFQTLKKWVKELKEHGPEDIIVAIAGNKNDLSDIREVPMKEAKEFAESIAAIFIETSARNAVNVEELFQKISRQIPPLDPQDVESNESFKLTRQPATVHRRCC; this is encoded by the exons ATGGCCATAAGGGAACTGAAAGTGTGTCTTCTTGGG GATACAGGAGTTGGTAAATCGAGTATTGTGTGTCGTTTCGTACAAGATCATTTTGACCACAATATAAGTCCAACAATAGG CGCATCTTTTTTGACCAAGACTGTTCCTTGTGGAAATGAGCTTCACAAGTTTTTGATTTGGGACACTGCAGGGCAGGAGAGG TTCCACTCCCTGGCCCCTATGTACTACCGAGGGTCAGCGGCCGCTGTCATTGTCTATGACATCACGAAACTG GACTCCTTTCAGACATTGAAAAAGTGGGTGAAGGAGTTGAAGGAGCATGGTCCTGAGGACATCATTGTGGCTATAGCGGGGAACAAGAATGACCTGAGCGATATCAG AGAGGTTCCCATGAAAGAAGCCAAGGAATTTGCAGAGTCTATTGCTGCCATTTTCATTGAAACCAGCGCTAGAAATGCCGTCAATGTCGAGGAACTCTTTCAGAAAATCA GCCGGCAGATCCCACCTCTGGACCCTCAAGATGTAGAAAGCAATGAATCCTTTAAGCTGACGCGGCAGCCGGCGACAGTGCACAGACGCTGCTGCTAG